From the Anas platyrhynchos isolate ZD024472 breed Pekin duck chromosome 27, IASCAAS_PekinDuck_T2T, whole genome shotgun sequence genome, one window contains:
- the LAD1 gene encoding ladinin-1 isoform X1 — protein MSYSRRNWSDLSSLAKQRTLEDEEEQQRERRRKHRSLLSSSSSVDEEPPSPVKDPSPTPSRPQSLVKPASPEEEEERKLSEVLKTQEGRRTRSPMAVSEKPKQEKEQREAVQGASCEQAQPHTGQESGRAAEQGQDTAMGKEAPPGDQPPEPARERKVVARGRLQDKEGQGAGTPRGEQRRDEGEPQQQAAPELGTCRVREVKILTRTRIRSTDEKIASEGTPSPDQQHPPRSPLKEVTQPPPTQDEPPEKSETSRNYATYSSSIRRSSPRTVSFRVISKKQKEEDESPLTRSASLRIPGSNTTIEEKLEKYTSAVQRSGSVRSSVTVQKSLVVTSEGVASKRNFFETSAPSKAEPLAAKKDNLKIPGSVTSRINLWISRTQEPAKEEKSKDVGKINSLPKRDVWVKQPRDAPAGTKVDVELR, from the exons CCTGGCCAAGCAGAGGACGCTTGAGGATGAAGAAGAGCAGCAAAGGGAGCGCCGGCGAAAGCACCGGAGCCTGCTGTCCTCCTCCTCATCGGTGGATGAAGAACCTCCGAGCCCAGTGAAAGACCCCAGCCCAACGCCCAGCAG GCCCCAGTCCCTGGTGAAGCCGGCGTCTccggaggaagaggaggagcgCAAGCTCTCGGAGGTGCTGAAGACGCAAGAGGGGAGACGGACAAGGTCCCCGATGGCCGTGTCTGAGAAGCCGAAACAGGAGAAGGAGCAGCgggaggcagtgcagggagcgagctgtgagcaggctcaGCCCCACACGGGGCAGGAGAGCGGCCgggctgcagagcagggtcaGGATACGGCCATGGGCAAAGAAGCACCACCAGGAGACCAGCCCCCAGAGCCAGCCCGCGAGAGGAAGGTGGTGGCGAGGGGACGGCTGCAGGACAAAGAGGGACAAGGCGCGGGGACACCCCGAGGGGAGCAGCGGAGGGATGAGGGGGAGCCGCAGCAGCAAGCGGCTCCGGAGCTGGGGACCTGCCGGGTCCGCGAGGTGAAGATCCTGACCCGAACGAGGATCCGCAGCACGGATGAGAAGATAGCCTCGGAGGGGACCCCGTCTCCGGACCAGCAG catcCACCCAGGAGCCCCTTAAAGGAGGTAACACAGCCACCTCCCACCCAAGATGAACCTCCAGAAAAGTCAGAGACTTCTCGAAATTATGCCACTTACAGCAGCTCCATCAGAAGAAGCAGCCCAAGAACTGTCTCCTTTCGG GTGatctcaaagaaacagaaagaagaagatgaaagcCCTCTCACAAGGAG CGCGAGCCTGAGGATCCCAGGTAGCAACACCACCATCGAGGAGAAGCTGGAAAAATACACCTCGGCCGTGCAG CGCTCGGGGTCGGTGAGATCTTCCGTGACTGTTCAGAAGAGCCTCGTGGTGACCTCGGAGGGGGTGGCCAGCAAGCGCAACTTCTTCGAGACCAGCGCTCCCAGCAAGGCTGAGCCGCTCGCAGCCAAGAAG GACAACCTGAAGATCCCGGGGTCGGTGACGTCCCGCATTAATCTGTGGATCAGCCGAACTCAGGAGCCTGCCAAGGAGGAAAAGAGCAAG GACGTCGGGAAAATAAACAGCCTGCCAAAGCGTGACGTCTGGGTAAAGCAGCCCAGAGACGCccctgcaggcaccaaggtAGATGTGGAGCTGCGCTGA
- the LAD1 gene encoding ladinin-1 isoform X2: MSYSRRNWSDLSSLAKQRTLEDEEEQQRERRRKHRSLLSSSSSVDEEPPSPVKDPSPTPSRPQSLVKPASPEEEEERKLSEVLKTQEGRRTRSPMAVSEKPKQEKEQREAVQGASCEQAQPHTGQESGRAAEQGQDTAMGKEAPPGDQPPEPARERKVVARGRLQDKEGQGAGTPRGEQRRDEGEPQQQAAPELGTCRVREVKILTRTRIRSTDEKIASEGTPSPDQQHPPRSPLKEVTQPPPTQDEPPEKSETSRNYATYSSSIRRSSPRTVSFRVISKKQKEEDESPLTRSASLRIPGSNTTIEEKLEKYTSAVQRSGSVRSSVTVQKSLVVTSEGVASKRNFFETSAPSKAEPLAAKKDNLKIPGSVTSRINLWISRTQEPAKEEKSKDVGKINSLPKRDVWVKQPRDAPAGTKLQ, translated from the exons CCTGGCCAAGCAGAGGACGCTTGAGGATGAAGAAGAGCAGCAAAGGGAGCGCCGGCGAAAGCACCGGAGCCTGCTGTCCTCCTCCTCATCGGTGGATGAAGAACCTCCGAGCCCAGTGAAAGACCCCAGCCCAACGCCCAGCAG GCCCCAGTCCCTGGTGAAGCCGGCGTCTccggaggaagaggaggagcgCAAGCTCTCGGAGGTGCTGAAGACGCAAGAGGGGAGACGGACAAGGTCCCCGATGGCCGTGTCTGAGAAGCCGAAACAGGAGAAGGAGCAGCgggaggcagtgcagggagcgagctgtgagcaggctcaGCCCCACACGGGGCAGGAGAGCGGCCgggctgcagagcagggtcaGGATACGGCCATGGGCAAAGAAGCACCACCAGGAGACCAGCCCCCAGAGCCAGCCCGCGAGAGGAAGGTGGTGGCGAGGGGACGGCTGCAGGACAAAGAGGGACAAGGCGCGGGGACACCCCGAGGGGAGCAGCGGAGGGATGAGGGGGAGCCGCAGCAGCAAGCGGCTCCGGAGCTGGGGACCTGCCGGGTCCGCGAGGTGAAGATCCTGACCCGAACGAGGATCCGCAGCACGGATGAGAAGATAGCCTCGGAGGGGACCCCGTCTCCGGACCAGCAG catcCACCCAGGAGCCCCTTAAAGGAGGTAACACAGCCACCTCCCACCCAAGATGAACCTCCAGAAAAGTCAGAGACTTCTCGAAATTATGCCACTTACAGCAGCTCCATCAGAAGAAGCAGCCCAAGAACTGTCTCCTTTCGG GTGatctcaaagaaacagaaagaagaagatgaaagcCCTCTCACAAGGAG CGCGAGCCTGAGGATCCCAGGTAGCAACACCACCATCGAGGAGAAGCTGGAAAAATACACCTCGGCCGTGCAG CGCTCGGGGTCGGTGAGATCTTCCGTGACTGTTCAGAAGAGCCTCGTGGTGACCTCGGAGGGGGTGGCCAGCAAGCGCAACTTCTTCGAGACCAGCGCTCCCAGCAAGGCTGAGCCGCTCGCAGCCAAGAAG GACAACCTGAAGATCCCGGGGTCGGTGACGTCCCGCATTAATCTGTGGATCAGCCGAACTCAGGAGCCTGCCAAGGAGGAAAAGAGCAAG GACGTCGGGAAAATAAACAGCCTGCCAAAGCGTGACGTCTGGGTAAAGCAGCCCAGAGACGCccctgcaggcaccaag CTGCAATAA